Proteins found in one Candidatus Eisenbacteria bacterium genomic segment:
- a CDS encoding AtpZ/AtpI family protein — translation MTGKDPKKVSGWRQVGLLSSIPFILALAPIVGYFLGKYLDQKFRTQPWLSLVLLGLGFVAGVRETIKIIKMSQLED, via the coding sequence GTGACCGGCAAGGATCCGAAGAAGGTCTCCGGATGGCGGCAGGTCGGACTCCTTTCGTCGATTCCGTTCATTCTCGCGCTGGCGCCCATCGTCGGATACTTCCTCGGGAAATACCTCGATCAGAAGTTCCGGACGCAGCCCTGGCTGAGCCTCGTGCTCCTGGGACTGGGATTCGTGGCCGGAGTGCGCGAGACGATCAAGATCATCAAGATGTCCCAGCTGGAGGATTGA